In Pseudomonas saudiphocaensis, one DNA window encodes the following:
- a CDS encoding fumarylacetoacetate hydrolase family protein, producing MTYKHQYTDGTPIHFPLGKVVCVGRNYAEHAKELNNPVPTEPLLFIKPGSCATDLDGGFAIPADRGAVHYEAEIAVLIGKPLSRRPNEEEVRDAISGFAPALDLTLRDVQAQLKEKGHPWEVAKSFDGACVLAPFVHSSTVEDLTDIGIRLSINGELRQDGNSSQMLNAILPLLQHIAGHFSLQPGDVVLTGTPAGVGPLASGDTLTLELVGLSSFESRVL from the coding sequence ATGACCTACAAGCATCAATACACCGATGGCACGCCGATCCACTTTCCCCTGGGCAAGGTGGTTTGCGTCGGTCGCAACTACGCCGAACATGCCAAGGAACTGAACAATCCGGTGCCCACCGAACCGCTTCTGTTCATCAAGCCCGGCAGCTGCGCAACGGATCTCGATGGTGGCTTCGCTATTCCTGCCGACCGTGGAGCGGTGCACTACGAGGCGGAGATTGCCGTGTTGATCGGCAAGCCGCTGTCGCGCCGGCCCAACGAGGAAGAAGTCCGCGATGCCATTTCCGGTTTCGCCCCGGCACTGGATCTGACCCTGCGTGACGTGCAGGCGCAGCTCAAGGAAAAGGGCCACCCGTGGGAAGTCGCCAAGAGCTTCGACGGGGCCTGCGTTCTGGCGCCCTTCGTGCATTCCAGCACGGTGGAAGACCTGACCGATATCGGCATCCGTCTGAGCATCAACGGCGAGCTGCGCCAGGACGGCAACAGCAGCCAGATGCTCAACGCCATCCTGCCGCTGCTGCAGCATATCGCCGGCCACTTCAGTCTGCAGCCGGGTGACGTGGTGCTGACGGGCACGCCAGCCGGTGTGGGTCCGCTGGCTTCGGGCGATACGCTGACGCTGGAGCTGGTCGGGCTGTCGAGCTTCGAAAGCCGCGTACTCTGA
- the rpiA gene encoding ribose-5-phosphate isomerase RpiA produces the protein MTQDQLKQAVAQAAVDLIVPQLNDRSIVGVGTGSTANFFIDLLAKHKGFFDGAVASSDSTAERLKQHGIPVYDLNNVHDLEFYVDGADEANGHLELIKGGGAALTREKIVAAVARTFICIADASKLVERLGTFPLPVEVIPMARSHVARELVKLGGDPVYREGVVTDNGNVILDVHNLMIGFAPDVEAQINNIVGVVSNGLFAARPADVLLLGTKDGVQTLKR, from the coding sequence ATGACCCAGGACCAACTCAAGCAGGCCGTCGCCCAGGCCGCCGTAGACCTTATCGTCCCGCAACTCAACGACCGCAGCATCGTCGGCGTCGGCACTGGCTCGACCGCCAACTTCTTTATCGACCTGCTGGCCAAGCACAAGGGTTTCTTCGACGGCGCCGTGGCCAGTTCCGACAGCACGGCCGAGCGCTTGAAGCAGCACGGCATTCCGGTCTACGACCTGAACAACGTGCACGATCTGGAGTTCTACGTGGACGGCGCCGACGAGGCCAACGGCCATCTGGAGCTGATCAAGGGCGGCGGCGCGGCACTGACTCGCGAGAAGATCGTCGCAGCAGTGGCACGAACCTTCATCTGCATCGCAGACGCCAGCAAGCTGGTCGAACGTCTCGGCACCTTTCCGCTGCCGGTGGAAGTCATCCCCATGGCCCGCAGCCACGTCGCCCGTGAGCTGGTGAAGCTGGGCGGCGATCCGGTGTACCGCGAGGGCGTGGTGACCGACAACGGCAACGTGATTCTCGACGTACACAACCTGATGATCGGCTTCGCCCCCGATGTCGAGGCGCAGATCAACAATATCGTCGGTGTGGTCAGCAACGGCCTGTTCGCCGCGCGCCCGGCGGATGTGCTGCTGTTGGGCACCAAGGATGGCGTACAGACACTCAAGCGTTAA
- the serA gene encoding phosphoglycerate dehydrogenase: MSQTSLDKSKIKFLLLEGVHQNAIDTLKAAGYSNIEYLKTALSGDELKAKIADAHFIGIRSRTQLTEEVFDAAKKLIAVGCFCIGTNQVDLNAARERGIAVFNAPYSNTRSVAELVLAEAILLLRGIPEKNASCHRGGWIKSAANSFEIRGKKLGIIGYGSIGTQLSVLAESLGMQVYFYDVVTKLPLGNATQVGSLYELLGMCDIVSLHVPELPSTQWMIGEKEIRAMKKGGILINAARGTVVELDHLAAAIKDEHLIGAAIDVFPVEPRSNDEEFESPLRGLDRVILTPHIGGSTAEAQANIGLEVAEKLVKYSDNGTSVSSVNFPEVALPSHPDKHRLLHIHQNIPGVMSEINKVFADNGINIAGQFLQTNEKVGYVVIDVDKQYSELALEKLQKVNGTIRSRVLF; encoded by the coding sequence ATGAGCCAGACCTCTCTCGACAAGAGCAAGATCAAGTTCCTTCTCCTTGAAGGTGTCCACCAGAACGCCATCGACACCCTGAAGGCCGCCGGTTACTCCAACATCGAATACCTCAAGACCGCGCTCTCCGGCGACGAGCTGAAGGCAAAGATCGCGGATGCCCACTTCATCGGCATCCGCTCGCGCACCCAGCTCACCGAGGAAGTGTTCGATGCGGCGAAGAAGCTGATCGCTGTCGGCTGCTTCTGCATCGGCACCAACCAGGTCGACCTCAATGCCGCCCGCGAGCGCGGTATCGCCGTGTTCAACGCGCCCTACTCCAACACCCGTTCGGTAGCCGAGCTGGTGCTGGCCGAGGCCATCCTGCTGCTGCGCGGCATCCCCGAGAAGAACGCCTCCTGCCACCGCGGCGGCTGGATCAAGTCTGCAGCCAACTCCTTCGAGATCCGCGGCAAGAAGCTCGGCATCATCGGTTATGGCTCCATCGGCACCCAGCTGTCGGTGCTGGCCGAGTCCCTGGGCATGCAGGTCTACTTCTATGACGTGGTGACCAAGCTGCCGCTGGGCAATGCCACCCAGGTCGGCTCGCTGTACGAGCTGCTGGGCATGTGCGACATCGTTTCCCTGCACGTGCCGGAGCTGCCGTCCACCCAGTGGATGATCGGCGAGAAGGAAATCCGCGCCATGAAGAAGGGCGGCATCCTGATCAACGCCGCTCGCGGTACCGTGGTCGAGCTGGATCACCTGGCCGCCGCCATCAAGGACGAGCACCTGATCGGCGCCGCCATCGACGTGTTCCCGGTGGAGCCGCGCTCCAACGATGAAGAGTTCGAAAGCCCGCTGCGTGGCCTGGACCGCGTGATCCTGACGCCGCACATCGGTGGTTCTACCGCCGAAGCGCAGGCCAATATCGGCCTGGAAGTGGCAGAGAAGTTGGTCAAGTACAGCGACAACGGCACCTCGGTGTCATCGGTCAACTTCCCTGAAGTGGCCCTGCCGTCTCATCCCGACAAGCACCGCCTGCTGCACATCCACCAGAACATCCCTGGTGTGATGAGCGAGATCAACAAGGTCTTCGCCGACAACGGCATCAACATCGCCGGTCAGTTCCTGCAGACCAACGAGAAGGTCGGTTACGTGGTGATCGACGTCGACAAGCAGTACTCCGAGCTGGCGCTGGAGAAGCTGCAGAAGGTCAACGGCACCATCCGCAGCCGCGTCCTGTTCTGA
- a CDS encoding YegP family protein, translating to MSGKFHLKKGNNGQFHFNLLASNGQVILSSEQYKAHASAINGIDSVRKNASREGAFEIRESSSGKPYFVLKATNGQVIGQSQMYASLSSAEKGCESVRNHAPGASLLDESTAATT from the coding sequence ATGTCCGGCAAGTTTCATCTGAAGAAAGGCAACAACGGCCAGTTTCATTTCAACCTGCTGGCGAGCAACGGCCAGGTCATTCTCTCCAGCGAGCAGTACAAGGCCCATGCCTCGGCCATCAACGGCATCGACTCGGTACGCAAGAACGCCTCGCGCGAAGGCGCGTTCGAGATACGTGAATCAAGCAGCGGCAAACCCTACTTCGTGCTCAAGGCGACCAACGGACAGGTCATCGGCCAGAGCCAGATGTACGCCAGCCTGAGCAGTGCGGAAAAAGGCTGCGAATCGGTACGCAACCACGCCCCGGGGGCAAGCCTGCTGGACGAAAGCACTGCAGCGACCACCTGA
- a CDS encoding FAD-binding oxidoreductase, whose amino-acid sequence MTDPVLIEELKTLVEPGKVLTDAESLAAYGKDWTKHFAPAPSAIVFPKTVEQVQAIVRWANTHKVALVPSGGRTGLSAAAVAANGEVVVSFDNMNQILDFNATDRTVVCQPGVVTAQLQQFAEDKGLYYPVDFASAGSSQIGGNIGTNAGGIKVIRYGMTRNWVAGMKVVTGKGDLLELNKDLIKNATGYDLRQLFIGAEGTLGFVVEATMRLERQPTNLTAMVLGTPDFDSIMPVLHAFQDKLDLTAFEFFSDKCLDKILGRGDVPAPFETRAPFYALLEFEATTEERADQALATFEHCVNEGWVIDGVMSQSEQQLQNLWKLREYISETISHWTPYKNDISVTVSKVPAFLADIDAIVSQNYPDFEVLWYGHIGDGNLHLNILKPEALSKDEFFEKCASVNKWVFETVEKYNGSISAEHGVGMTKRDYLEYSRSAAEIEYMKAVKAAFDPNGIMNPGKIFAV is encoded by the coding sequence ATGACCGATCCCGTCCTGATCGAAGAGCTGAAAACCCTGGTCGAGCCCGGCAAGGTCCTGACCGACGCCGAATCGCTGGCCGCCTACGGCAAGGATTGGACCAAGCATTTCGCTCCGGCGCCGTCGGCCATCGTCTTCCCCAAGACCGTCGAGCAGGTCCAGGCCATTGTGCGCTGGGCCAACACCCACAAGGTCGCCCTGGTGCCGTCCGGCGGCCGTACCGGGCTGTCCGCCGCGGCTGTCGCGGCCAACGGCGAGGTGGTGGTGTCCTTCGACAACATGAACCAGATCCTCGACTTCAATGCCACCGACCGCACCGTGGTCTGCCAGCCCGGGGTGGTCACCGCGCAGCTGCAGCAGTTCGCCGAGGACAAGGGCCTGTACTACCCCGTGGACTTCGCCTCTGCCGGCTCCAGCCAGATTGGCGGCAACATCGGCACCAACGCCGGCGGCATCAAGGTGATCCGCTACGGCATGACCCGCAACTGGGTGGCGGGCATGAAGGTCGTCACCGGCAAGGGCGACCTGCTGGAGCTGAACAAGGACCTGATCAAGAACGCCACCGGCTATGACCTGCGCCAGCTGTTCATCGGCGCCGAGGGCACCCTGGGCTTCGTGGTCGAGGCCACCATGCGCCTGGAGCGCCAACCGACCAACCTCACCGCGATGGTGCTGGGCACGCCGGATTTCGACTCGATCATGCCGGTACTGCACGCCTTCCAGGACAAGCTGGACCTGACCGCCTTCGAGTTCTTCTCCGACAAGTGCCTGGACAAGATCCTCGGCCGCGGCGACGTACCCGCGCCGTTCGAAACCCGCGCGCCCTTCTACGCGCTGCTGGAGTTCGAGGCCACCACCGAGGAGCGTGCCGACCAGGCCCTGGCGACCTTCGAGCATTGCGTCAACGAAGGCTGGGTGATCGATGGCGTGATGAGCCAGAGCGAGCAGCAACTGCAGAACCTCTGGAAACTGCGCGAATACATCTCCGAAACCATCAGCCACTGGACGCCATACAAGAACGACATCTCGGTGACCGTGAGCAAAGTGCCGGCCTTCCTGGCCGACATCGATGCCATCGTCAGCCAGAACTACCCGGATTTCGAGGTGCTCTGGTACGGCCATATCGGCGACGGCAACCTGCACCTGAACATCCTCAAGCCGGAAGCGCTGTCCAAGGACGAGTTCTTCGAAAAATGCGCTTCGGTGAACAAGTGGGTGTTCGAAACCGTCGAGAAGTACAACGGTTCGATCTCCGCCGAACACGGCGTCGGCATGACCAAGCGTGATTACCTCGAGTACAGCCGCTCGGCTGCGGAAATCGAGTACATGAAGGCGGTCAAGGCGGCGTTCGACCCCAATGGCATCATGAACCCTGGCAAGATATTCGCGGTTTGA
- a CDS encoding heavy metal translocating P-type ATPase — MKSCCGHEHDHEPAVSTARVLAPGSTRIRIEQMDCPTEERLIRDALAGVPGVGELQFNLLQRVLSVSHEEGALERVILVIEKLGFTPVVEDEAAPQTGPEQLSTKKHWWPLALSGAAALAAEIVHFSGAGPQWLVAGLALLAILLCGLNTYKKGWIALKNRNLNINALMSIAVTGAVLIGQWPEAAMVMVLFTLAELIEARSLDRARNAIRGLMDLAPPQATVMQADGRWLELDVQSVNPGDVVRVRPGERIGLDGEVISGSSTVNQAPITGESLPVEKRIGDQVFAGTINEAGSLEFRVSAAARDTTLARIIHAVEEAQGSRAPTQRFVDRFSRIYTPLVFLFALLVAVLPPLLLGGAWFDWIYRALVLLVVACPCALVISTPVTVVSGLAAAARRGILIKGGVYLENGRHLQVLALDKTGTLTHGKPVQTDSLNLFGDDEPTHAGWAASLAARSDHPVSRALARHAEEQGLALLEVDDFTALPGRGSQGRVTGRLLYLGNHRLVEDLGLCSAPLEERLEALERQGKTAVVLCDEQRALMLFAVADTVRQSSREALAELQQLGIRTCMLTGDNAHTAAVIAEQVGVAEAQGNLLPADKLGWIEARQVQGQMVGMVGDGINDAPALAKAQIGFAMGAAGTDTAIETADVALMDDDLRKIPAFVRLSRQTASILKQNIALALGIKALFLGMALAGEATMWMAVFADMGVSLLVVFNGLRLLQK, encoded by the coding sequence ATGAAAAGTTGCTGTGGCCATGAGCATGACCACGAACCGGCGGTATCGACCGCCCGGGTTCTGGCGCCAGGTAGCACGCGCATTCGTATCGAACAGATGGACTGCCCCACCGAGGAGCGCCTGATTCGTGATGCGCTGGCGGGTGTACCCGGCGTTGGCGAGCTGCAGTTCAATCTGTTGCAGCGGGTGCTGAGCGTCAGCCATGAAGAGGGTGCGCTGGAGCGGGTGATCTTGGTCATCGAGAAGCTGGGATTCACCCCGGTGGTGGAAGACGAAGCCGCACCGCAAACCGGCCCCGAACAGCTCTCGACGAAAAAGCACTGGTGGCCGTTGGCCTTGTCCGGGGCAGCAGCGCTAGCCGCGGAGATCGTCCACTTCAGTGGGGCAGGGCCGCAGTGGCTGGTGGCCGGCCTGGCCCTGCTGGCGATCCTGCTCTGCGGCTTGAACACCTACAAGAAGGGCTGGATTGCCCTGAAAAATCGCAACCTCAATATCAATGCCCTGATGAGCATTGCCGTGACTGGCGCGGTGCTGATCGGCCAGTGGCCGGAAGCGGCCATGGTGATGGTTCTGTTCACGCTTGCCGAGCTGATTGAAGCGCGCTCGCTGGATCGGGCACGCAACGCCATACGTGGCCTGATGGATCTGGCGCCACCCCAGGCGACGGTGATGCAGGCCGATGGCCGCTGGCTGGAGCTGGACGTGCAGTCCGTCAATCCGGGCGATGTGGTGCGCGTGCGGCCTGGCGAGCGTATCGGCCTGGACGGCGAGGTGATTTCCGGAAGCTCAACGGTCAACCAGGCACCTATCACCGGTGAAAGCCTGCCGGTGGAGAAGCGCATCGGCGATCAGGTTTTTGCCGGCACCATCAATGAAGCGGGCTCGCTGGAGTTTCGCGTGTCGGCGGCGGCGCGTGATACCACTCTGGCGCGGATTATCCATGCCGTAGAAGAGGCCCAGGGCTCCCGGGCACCGACACAGCGCTTTGTCGATCGGTTTTCGCGTATCTATACACCATTGGTGTTCCTCTTCGCCCTGCTGGTTGCCGTGCTGCCACCTCTGCTGCTGGGCGGCGCCTGGTTCGACTGGATTTACCGTGCCCTGGTGTTGCTGGTGGTGGCCTGCCCCTGCGCGCTGGTGATTTCCACGCCGGTGACGGTGGTCAGCGGCCTGGCGGCAGCGGCGCGCCGGGGCATCTTGATCAAGGGTGGCGTGTACCTGGAAAACGGGCGCCATCTGCAGGTCTTGGCGCTGGACAAGACCGGCACCCTGACCCACGGCAAACCGGTGCAGACCGACAGCCTGAACCTGTTTGGCGATGACGAACCAACCCATGCTGGCTGGGCGGCAAGCCTGGCGGCGCGCTCTGACCATCCGGTATCCAGAGCGCTGGCCCGCCACGCCGAAGAGCAGGGTCTGGCGCTTCTGGAGGTGGATGATTTTACTGCGCTGCCCGGGCGCGGCAGCCAGGGCCGGGTTACCGGCAGGCTGCTCTACCTGGGCAATCATCGGTTGGTCGAGGATCTGGGGCTGTGTTCTGCGCCGCTGGAAGAGCGCCTGGAAGCGCTGGAGCGTCAGGGCAAGACGGCGGTGGTGCTATGCGATGAGCAGCGTGCGCTGATGCTGTTCGCCGTTGCCGACACGGTGCGCCAAAGCAGTCGTGAGGCACTGGCCGAACTGCAGCAGCTGGGTATTCGTACCTGCATGCTAACGGGTGATAACGCCCACACCGCGGCAGTCATTGCCGAGCAGGTGGGAGTCGCCGAGGCGCAGGGGAATTTGCTGCCGGCCGACAAGCTGGGGTGGATCGAAGCGCGTCAGGTACAGGGCCAGATGGTCGGCATGGTCGGTGATGGCATCAACGATGCGCCGGCGCTGGCCAAGGCGCAGATTGGCTTCGCCATGGGCGCAGCCGGCACCGACACGGCCATCGAAACAGCGGATGTCGCGCTGATGGACGACGACTTGCGCAAGATTCCGGCGTTTGTTCGCCTGTCACGGCAGACCGCGAGCATCCTCAAACAGAACATCGCGCTGGCGCTGGGTATCAAGGCGTTGTTTCTGGGCATGGCCCTGGCCGGCGAGGCAACCATGTGGATGGCGGTATTTGCCGACATGGGTGTGAGCCTGCTGGTGGTGTTCAACGGCCTGAGGTTGTTGCAGAAGTGA
- a CDS encoding SdiA-regulated domain-containing protein yields MPPIATRTPRWRLILNSCLLLALAAFLITGHQLHWDDQLRLYWAEKHVGAEQRAASIWLPDYELVLETTLAGLEEDETSGLTWNPLTGTLWTVTGQNPQLVEFTPAGLVLRRIRLNGFSDPEAVEAIGDGRLAVVDERRRLVALVNPEPGVDSIDLDDLVVHDLGFADAGNKGFEGLAWNPHTQRLLLAKERDPQGLFELPFPGEDGDFGVLEALPRQPLVVRDISSLAFDPVSGHTLMLSDESRLLVELDLQGKPRSFMALFGDLNGLVQGINQAEGVAMDGRGNIYVVGEPNRFYVFKRTAR; encoded by the coding sequence ATGCCCCCCATTGCCACTCGCACGCCGCGCTGGCGGCTGATCCTCAATTCCTGCTTGTTGCTGGCCCTGGCCGCTTTTCTGATTACTGGTCATCAGCTGCACTGGGATGACCAGCTGCGGTTGTACTGGGCCGAGAAGCACGTGGGTGCTGAGCAGCGCGCGGCCAGTATCTGGCTGCCTGACTACGAGTTGGTACTGGAGACGACCCTGGCTGGGCTGGAAGAGGATGAAACCTCGGGCCTGACCTGGAACCCGCTGACGGGCACGCTGTGGACCGTCACCGGGCAGAACCCGCAGCTGGTCGAATTCACCCCGGCGGGCCTGGTGTTGCGACGCATACGGCTGAACGGTTTTTCCGATCCCGAGGCCGTCGAGGCCATTGGCGATGGGCGCCTGGCTGTGGTTGACGAGCGTCGACGACTGGTGGCGCTGGTGAATCCCGAGCCGGGCGTGGACAGCATCGATCTGGACGATCTGGTCGTGCATGACCTGGGCTTTGCCGATGCGGGCAACAAGGGTTTCGAAGGCTTGGCCTGGAACCCCCATACGCAACGCCTGCTGCTGGCCAAGGAGCGTGACCCGCAAGGGCTGTTCGAACTGCCGTTTCCTGGTGAAGACGGCGACTTTGGCGTGCTTGAAGCACTGCCAAGGCAGCCGCTGGTGGTGCGTGATATTTCCTCGTTGGCCTTCGACCCCGTGAGCGGCCATACCCTGATGCTCTCGGACGAGTCTCGCCTGCTGGTGGAGCTTGATCTGCAAGGTAAGCCGCGCAGCTTCATGGCGCTGTTTGGCGACTTGAATGGCCTGGTTCAGGGGATCAATCAGGCCGAGGGCGTGGCGATGGATGGGCGGGGCAACATCTACGTGGTCGGTGAGCCCAACCGCTTCTATGTATTCAAGCGGACGGCCCGCTAA